From Halictus rubicundus isolate RS-2024b unplaced genomic scaffold, iyHalRubi1_principal scaffold1161, whole genome shotgun sequence, one genomic window encodes:
- the LOC143364940 gene encoding dynein axonemal light chain 1-like — MATVKPSTCKESIRRWEEDNEQEASTATEVSLSFQWPPIEKMDNALASLTNCEKLSLSTNMIEKIAGIGTLKNLRVLSLGRNIIKGFSGLEPLGDTLEELWISYNLIEKIKGINAMRNLRVLYMSNNLVRDWNEFNRLQELANLQDLVFVGNPLYESVELEQWRSEVARRLPTLEKLDGEPIIRTEECCATQTQKVDCPSQSENSLI, encoded by the exons ATGGCCACCGTAAAACCGTCCACTTGCAAAGAATCCATTCGACGATGGGAAGAAGACAACGAACAAGAGGCCTCCACGGCGACAGAAGTCAGTCTGAGCTTTCAATGGCCTCCCATAGAAAAGATGGACAATGCTTTGGCGAGTTTGACCAACTGCGAGAAACTTTCGTTATCGACGAACATGATCGAGAAGATTGCAG GGATCGGAACATTGAAGAACCTGAGGGTCCTATCGCTGGGTCGTAACATAATTAAAGGATTCTCCGGCTTGGAGCCTTTAGGGGACACGTTGGAGGAGCTTTGGATTTCTTACAACCTGATCGAGAAAATAAAGGGAATCAACGCGATGAGAAATCTTCGTGTCCTTTACATGTCGAACAACTTGGTGAGAGACTGGAACGAGTTCAACAGGCTTCAGGAACTCGCGAACCTCCAGGACCTCGTATTCGTTGGTAATCCGCTGTACGAAAGCGTCGAG TTGGAGCAGTGGAGGTCAGAGGTCGCTCGACGCTTACCGACGTTGGAAAAGTTAGACGGCGAGCCGATAATACGAACGGAAGAATGCTGCGCGACTCAAACGCAAAAAGTTGACTGTCCTTCCCAATCGGAAAACAGCTTAATATGA